Below is a window of Methanocaldococcus jannaschii DSM 2661 DNA.
GAATTCTATAAAGAAATTTTTAGAGTTTTAAAGCCGGGAGGAAGATTGTTTCATTATGTTGGTAATCCAGGAAAGAAGTATAGAGGAAAGGATTTACAGAAGGGAGTTATGGAGAGGTTGAGGAAAGTTGGATTTGTAAATGTTAAAAGGGTTGAAGAAGCGTTGGGAGTTGTTGCTGTAAAACCAAGAGATTAAGCTTTCTATTTTTTTAATTTAAACAATCAAAAGAGAAATATTATTTTGCTTTTTTTAATAAATTTAAAAAATTAAGTTTAATGTTTTATTTTTATACAATGTTGTTCTTCTTAAACGAATTTGAAGTCCCCGTTTCAGGGATTGTTATAAATGCAAAACCTATAGAGTTTCCATACAATATTGTTCTTCTTAAACAAGTCCACTTAATAATCCCTTACATTCCACAAATTAATCCAAAACAGTTTCCATACAATACTGTTTTTCTTAAACCCATTACATTCAAATGTATCATAACTCATATTTATACCCTTCCTATTCAATAATCTTAATAACCAATATTAAATTCAAACAAAAAACCTTTTATTTTATTTCTAAGCAAATAAAAAAACCTTTAATCAAAGAATAAGATGAAAGTATATTTTATCTTTAAAAAATATCTCCCTTCTATCCAAATCCAATTTAAGTTAATACTTTTTTGTTAAAATGATTATTAAAATTAAACAGAGAACTCCTATCCAATGAAATTTAAAAATATTGGTCAAAAATCTTTAAAAACAAAATCTAAATAACTTATTACTTCAAAAAATAAAAACTTTTCTTATGCATTTTATAAAATCAAATATTCAAACTTATTTTATAGGATTTATGAATCCGAAGCCTAAACTATTCTTCTCTCCCAAACCACAATCCATTATAAACTTGTAAAACTTCCTCTCTTCTTTTCTAATTTTAATCTTCTCTAATAACTTCCATGTAGTTCCAACTACTAAAAACTCTCTTCCCTTCTTAGCAATCCTAACATAAACATCTACCCTCCCATTCCTAACTCTTGGAGATATTCTATCAAAAATAAAACCATTTAAAACTGGCTCTTCATTATAAAATGCTTTATATTTTTTAACTGCATTATCCTGCAGTCTTTGAACAAAAAACATCAAATCAAAATCATCATCATAAAACTTTATATACTCTCCTCTATCTTTATCCTTGTATAAAACAATTGGAGAACCAGTTATAAACTTATTTTTAACCTTCAAATCAAATTTTTTAAGTTCAGAAACTTCAAATTTAAAATTATTTAAATTAACTTCTTCTAAATTATCTAATCTCTCATATAATACATTAATAAACTCCTCCCTTGGTGAGGATATTAGTAGATATTTATCCTCCCCTTTAACAAAATCATTCGGTGGAAATATATCAGAAAAACACCAAAACTTAAACCTTGGCTGATTATGCATCTCCCCAAACTCAGTATCCTTTAAAAGAGAATAAATAAAACCCTGTATAGTATGTTTATTAATTTTATCAAAAGAAAAATCTTGTTTAGGAGTTAGGGATAACTTTAACCTCATAAGTCTCCCTTTTATTTATTTCCAATACTCTAAAGCCTTTTTTAGCTCTGCAACTTCTTCTGCTTTTTCTTCTAATGATTTTCCTTCTATAATTGCCTCAATAGCAGCCCTCATTGCCTTAGCTCCAGCTCTTGTCCCATCTGGATGTCCATGAACTCCTCCTCCTGCCTGAATAATTAAATCTCTGCCTAAAATCTCAACTATTTTTGGGACTAATCTTGGATGAACTCCGCCAGAAGATACTGGAAATACTGGTTTAATATCAAACCAATCTTGATTGAAAAATTTGTTTTCGTTGTCTGCTTCAACTTTATCATAAACAATCTCATCTCTAATTGCTTTAACCTCTTTTTCTCCTCCTTCCATCTTTCCAACAACTGTTCCTATATGTAATTGGTCAACTCCTAACAACCTATAAATCTTAGCTAATGCCAACATGGATATTCCAAAATCTCTACTTCTTGTCATTGCTGCATGCATAGCTCTGTGGGCATGGATTATAAATTTAAAGTCCTCTTCTCTAAATGATTGCACTGCAGAGAATCCACAAACAACAACATCTATCATCACATATTCACTTCCAGCATCTTCAGCAATCTCTGCCCTTCTAATCATCTCTCTGTATGGAGCTGTTATATTTGGCATATATGCTTTTCTTTCTCCAGTCTCTTCTTCTGCTTTATCTCTCATCTCTAAGGTTTTATAAATTCTATCCTCAAATTTATTGAATTCTTGGGAAGTTAAATTTTCATCATCCTTAACTAAATCAACCCCTCCAACCCATGCTTCATAGGCAACTTTTGCATGCTCTTCAGTTTTTAAACCAACTTTTGGTTTAACTATAGTCCCCAGTAAAGGTCTTTCTTTGATTTTTAGAGTTTCTCTAACTCCTTCAATTCCAAATCTTGGCCCTTTATAAGCTTTAACAAACTCCGCTGGAAATCTAAAGTCCAATATCCTTAAACCTTTGGCTATCTTCATTCCAAATATATTTCCTGCAATCCCTGCTAAAACTCCTGGCATGTTGTTTATTTCAAAATCATACAATGGATAGGCAATTTTTATTAGTCCAACTTTATACCCATTTTCTTCTCCAATCTCTTTAATTTCATAAACCTTTGGTCTTAATTTTTCATAAATATCGCTTTTCATTGTTTGAACTTTAGTCCATGTTCCAATAGAGCTCTCCCCAGCAATCTCATTTGCCAACTTTTCTAAATTTTCTCCTTTAATTACCATACAAGATAACAAATCACCTTCATTTGGTCTGTAGTTTAAGTTTATGTAGTCCATAGTATATCCCTCCCCCACGAATTCTTTGGTATTAAGTATTATTAATTTTTTGTATGGTCGTTTCTAATATAAATAGTGTTAGAAAGCTTTACCTTTAGTTTATATATTTAAATTAATTATTGAACAGTAAAATAATGCTAAAGGCTTATTTTAACCAAATATAAAAAAGGATGAATGTAAAATTAATGAATTAATAAATTTTCATTCCGAATTGATTTGATTTTAATATTTTGAAAAAATTTAACAAATAGAATTAAACAGTTTTGAAAGGCACATAAAATTAATTACTTAACCCTTATAGCATCCAAGTTCATTGGCACATAAGTTTGTTTTTTGAACAATCTTCTAACTGTATCTGCAAAATCTAAGCACTTACTCTCTTCTCCATGAACCATAATTATCTTCTCTGGTGAAGGCTTCAATCTTCTGATATACTTAATTAACTGCTTTCTATCACTATGTCCTGAAAATCCTTCAATTGTATAAACCTGTAGATTTATTGGAATTGATTTTGTCTTTCCATTTCTTGTAATGATTGGAATCTCTTTCCAACCGCTCTGAACCTTTCTACCCAAAGTTCCCTCTGCTTGATAACCAACAAATATTATTGCATTTTTCTCATCTGGAGCTAAGTGTTTTAGATACTCAACACTCGGCCCTCCAGTAAGCATTCCAGATGTTGCTAAGATTACACATGGTTCATCACTATCAATAACTTTCCTTCTTTCATTAGTGCTTCCAACCCTCTTAAATACTTCAGATAAGAATGGATTATCTCCTTCGTGGAATATCTTCTGCCTCATTTCTTTTGATAAATACTCTGGATATGCAGTATGTATAGCAGTAGCTTCCCAAATCATTCCGTCTAAATAGACAGGAGCGTTAAATATGCCTTGATTGTATCCTTCTTCTAAAACAAGCATTAACTCCTGAGCTCTTCCAACTCCAAATACTGGAATTAAAACCTTTCCTCCTCTATCTGTTGTTTCACTAACAACCCTCAAAAGCTCTCTCTCTGCCTCTTCCCTCTCTGGCAGAACATCATCATAAGCCCCATAAGTAGATTCAATTATCAATGTTTCTAATCTTGGGAATTGGCAAACAGCCGGCTCTAACAGCCTTGATGTCTCAAACTTGATGTCTCCAGTATAGGCTAAGTTATACAACCCCTCTCCTATATGTAAATGGGCAATAGCAGAACCTAAAACGTGTCCAGCATTATGTAGGGTTAATTTTATTGTTGGGCTTATGTCTGTTGTAACTCCATAATCAATTGGTATTGTGTGCTTAACACATGTTTTTATATCTTTTGAGGTGTAAGGAACTTCTTTACCCTCTTTTTTAGCTATCTCTAAATAATCTTTTTGCAATAAAGTCATTAAATCCCTTGTTGGTCTTGTGCAGTAAACAGGACCGTCATAACCATATCTAAACAAACCGGGAATAAAACCACAGTGATCTAAGTGAGCATGAGTAACTATAACAGCATCTAAATCTTCAATTGAGAATTCTGGAGCATCAAAGTGAGGAAATGCCTTATCTTCACATGCTACATTGATACCACAATCAATTAATACCCTTGTGTCTGGTGTTTGAACATATAAGCAAGACCTACCAACTTCTCTTGCTCCTCCTAAGAAAGATACTCTTATCCAATAATCTCCTCTAACAACTATATCTCTATGTATTCTCCTTCCAATTCTTCTTAAAATTTCTTTAACCTCATGTCTCTCCCTATAAAGTGTGGCCCTAATTGCTTTTATTGTCTCTGATTGTATTGGTGGAGTTCTTACTGGTTTAGGTGCCCATCTTATTGCTTTTTTAATCATTTCCAGTGTTTTTCCTTCTTTACCTATAACCAATCCAGGTTTCTTTGATTCTATTATGACTTCCCCAGTGTTTGCATCAAAAACAAAGTTAGTTATTTCTGCCTCTTCAGGGACAATTTCTAAAATTTTCTGTTTAGCTATTTCTGGCTCAACTAAAACAGATGGGTCTGGTCTTATGGAAATTCTTTTCCTCAAATCCTTAGCAAGGCTTTTAATAATTTCATTTGTGAAAATTTCTGGATTTTTTACATAGACAACGACTTCAGGCCCCTCAAACTGAACATCAACTATTTTCGCCTCTTTTGGTGATTTTTTTATTATCTCTTTTCTTATATTTTCTAAAACTTCCTCTGCTGACAAAATAATCCTCCTCCTTAACTTTTAAAAATCTCTGCCGTGTTTTAAATTGAAAATTTTGATAATATTTTGTAATTGTTTATGAAAAAATGTTAAAATTAAAAATATAGCATAAAATAGAGATATTTAGTTAAATTAAGAGATTTTATAGATTTTTATCTATATTTTTCTTAAAATTTTTAATCTTATATTAAACTTATTAGCCTTTAGCTTAATTCTAACAATTCCATATCTAATTTATTTTATTTGCTCTTTCTTCTACTTCTTTTTGTGGTTTTTTTCTTAGGTTTAGCTTTCATACTATCTAAGATTTTTTCAATCTCTTCATCCTCAAATATCTTAACACCATCTTTTGTTATAACAGCTAATGATATACCATTTCCTGAAAATGTGTCTCTTTCCATTGCTGATTTTAATGCATTTAGGGCTAATTTTATCCCTTCTTCAACTGACATATCTCTATCATATCCAGCTTCTAAAACCCCATAGGCAATTGGAGAACCAGAACCAGTAGCTGTAAAAGTTTTTTCTTCGTTCATTCCTCCTAATGGGTCTAATGAAAATAATTTAGCTCCTTCCAATAAATCATACCCACCAATAATTATCTGAGTTAAAAAAGGGAACATTCTACTTGAATGCAATATATTACTCAATAGGGTAGCACATGCCAATGGAGGGATATTTCTCCCAGTTCTCATTTTGTATAGTTTTGCCTCAGCAATTAATAACCTAACTATCGCTTGAGCGTCTCCAACACTTCCCGCAATGGTCATCGCTATGTAATCATCTATCTTATATAATTTTTTTGCTTCTTTGTCAGCTACTAAATTACCTAATGATGCCCTTTTATCTGTCGCTAAAATTACTGCATCGTCACAAATTAAACCAACGGTTGTTGTTCCTTTCATTACATCCATTCTTTCACCTTAAATAATTACCTATTTCCTATTTCTCACTTTTAATAGCTTTCTAATAATATTTCAATAAATAAAAATTTTATTTTGTTCATAAATCTTAACCTAAAAATAAGAAAAGATTTAGTAGGTTTTAGCTATTGCTATATATTTATTACCTTTATATTCTGTCTCCCCTAAAATAGTTGCCTCTACTTTCTCTTCAAGTTCTTCGTTGTATATCTCTTCCTTAAATGGGACTAAAATTACCCCCCTCTTTTCAGATAGTATATTTTTAATTTCATCAGGATTTATATCTTCAAGGATGGTTATAAAGTTTTCGAATTTTTCCCATGCTCTATTCTTAATGTTTTCCATAATATTATTTAAAGTTTTTTCTACAACCTCCATTAACTGGGTTTCATCCACCTGGAATTTCTCCATTGTATCTCTTCTAAATAAGGTTATCTTTTTATTCTCAATATCTTTTGGACCTACTTCAATCCTCAATGGAACGCCTTTTATCTCCCAATCGTTAAACTTCCTTCCAGGTCTTATGTCCCTATCATCTATATGGACTCTAAATTTACCTTTTAATTTCTCATAAATCTCTTTTGCCTTCTCCATAACAATATCTTCCTTTCCTTTGAAAATTAATGGAACTATAACTACCTGTATTGGTGCAACTATTGGAGGCAGAATTAAACCTTTCTCATCCCCATGTATTGCTATAATTGAAGCTATAACCCTATCTGAGATTCCGTAGCATGTTTGATAAGCATAATCTTTATCTCCAGTTGGTGTTTCAAATATAATTTCAAATGTCTTTGAGAAGTTCTGCCCTAAGTTATGGACTGTAGCTATCTGCATAGTTCTTCCATCTGGGAATATAGTGTCAAAAGCCATTGTGTATTCTGCCCCAGGGAATTTGTCCCATTCTGGTCTTTTGGATATTAAATAAGGAATACCCAAAGTATCAAAGAATTTTTTGTAGATAGATATAGCTTCTTTTACTTGGTTTTCAGCCTCTTCCTTTGTTGAATGGGCAGTGTGGGCCTCTTTAAATGTCATTATCTCTCTTAACCTAATTAAAGGTCTTGTGTGCTTTGTTTCATACCTAAATGTATTAACTATCTGATAGATTTTTATTGGCAAATCAGTATGAACCTTAACCCAAAGTTTCATCATATAGTATATTGGTGTTTCTGAAGTAGGTCTTAAAGCTAATTTAACATCTAACTGTGTTTTTCCTCCATGAGTTACCCAATAAACCTCATCCTCAAATCCTTTTATATGCTCTGCCTCCTTAGCTAATAAATCCTCTGGAATCAGCATTGGGAATAATGCCTCATCATGCCCACTCTCATCTAATAAATTTCTTATTATTTCGAATGTGTATCTTCTTATTTTAAATCCGTAAGGTAAATAAACTCCACAACCTTTTATTGGATACCTAACATCATAAATTTCAGCTTTTTCTAATATATCTGAATACCATTCTGAAAATTCCAAGATATCACCTTTTATTTTATAGCAAATTAATAAATATTAATTTTTATTTAAAATGACAGTTGGTTATTTAAAGTTTTTCATGGTGGGGCAATGATAGGAATAGCCATAAAACCAAGTAAAATAAATGAAGATATTGTAGATTTTGGACACTTTATTGGAAGATATTTTGATTATTATATT
It encodes the following:
- the cas6 gene encoding CRISPR-associated endoribonuclease Cas6, encoding MRLKLSLTPKQDFSFDKINKHTIQGFIYSLLKDTEFGEMHNQPRFKFWCFSDIFPPNDFVKGEDKYLLISSPREEFINVLYERLDNLEEVNLNNFKFEVSELKKFDLKVKNKFITGSPIVLYKDKDRGEYIKFYDDDFDLMFFVQRLQDNAVKKYKAFYNEEPVLNGFIFDRISPRVRNGRVDVYVRIAKKGREFLVVGTTWKLLEKIKIRKEERKFYKFIMDCGLGEKNSLGFGFINPIK
- the rbcL gene encoding type III ribulose-bisphosphate carboxylase; its protein translation is MDYINLNYRPNEGDLLSCMVIKGENLEKLANEIAGESSIGTWTKVQTMKSDIYEKLRPKVYEIKEIGEENGYKVGLIKIAYPLYDFEINNMPGVLAGIAGNIFGMKIAKGLRILDFRFPAEFVKAYKGPRFGIEGVRETLKIKERPLLGTIVKPKVGLKTEEHAKVAYEAWVGGVDLVKDDENLTSQEFNKFEDRIYKTLEMRDKAEEETGERKAYMPNITAPYREMIRRAEIAEDAGSEYVMIDVVVCGFSAVQSFREEDFKFIIHAHRAMHAAMTRSRDFGISMLALAKIYRLLGVDQLHIGTVVGKMEGGEKEVKAIRDEIVYDKVEADNENKFFNQDWFDIKPVFPVSSGGVHPRLVPKIVEILGRDLIIQAGGGVHGHPDGTRAGAKAMRAAIEAIIEGKSLEEKAEEVAELKKALEYWK
- a CDS encoding beta-CASP ribonuclease aCPSF1 gives rise to the protein MSAEEVLENIRKEIIKKSPKEAKIVDVQFEGPEVVVYVKNPEIFTNEIIKSLAKDLRKRISIRPDPSVLVEPEIAKQKILEIVPEEAEITNFVFDANTGEVIIESKKPGLVIGKEGKTLEMIKKAIRWAPKPVRTPPIQSETIKAIRATLYRERHEVKEILRRIGRRIHRDIVVRGDYWIRVSFLGGAREVGRSCLYVQTPDTRVLIDCGINVACEDKAFPHFDAPEFSIEDLDAVIVTHAHLDHCGFIPGLFRYGYDGPVYCTRPTRDLMTLLQKDYLEIAKKEGKEVPYTSKDIKTCVKHTIPIDYGVTTDISPTIKLTLHNAGHVLGSAIAHLHIGEGLYNLAYTGDIKFETSRLLEPAVCQFPRLETLIIESTYGAYDDVLPEREEAERELLRVVSETTDRGGKVLIPVFGVGRAQELMLVLEEGYNQGIFNAPVYLDGMIWEATAIHTAYPEYLSKEMRQKIFHEGDNPFLSEVFKRVGSTNERRKVIDSDEPCVILATSGMLTGGPSVEYLKHLAPDEKNAIIFVGYQAEGTLGRKVQSGWKEIPIITRNGKTKSIPINLQVYTIEGFSGHSDRKQLIKYIRRLKPSPEKIIMVHGEESKCLDFADTVRRLFKKQTYVPMNLDAIRVK
- the psmB gene encoding archaeal proteasome endopeptidase complex subunit beta; amino-acid sequence: MDVMKGTTTVGLICDDAVILATDKRASLGNLVADKEAKKLYKIDDYIAMTIAGSVGDAQAIVRLLIAEAKLYKMRTGRNIPPLACATLLSNILHSSRMFPFLTQIIIGGYDLLEGAKLFSLDPLGGMNEEKTFTATGSGSPIAYGVLEAGYDRDMSVEEGIKLALNALKSAMERDTFSGNGISLAVITKDGVKIFEDEEIEKILDSMKAKPKKKTTKRSRRKSK
- the proS gene encoding proline--tRNA ligase translates to MEFSEWYSDILEKAEIYDVRYPIKGCGVYLPYGFKIRRYTFEIIRNLLDESGHDEALFPMLIPEDLLAKEAEHIKGFEDEVYWVTHGGKTQLDVKLALRPTSETPIYYMMKLWVKVHTDLPIKIYQIVNTFRYETKHTRPLIRLREIMTFKEAHTAHSTKEEAENQVKEAISIYKKFFDTLGIPYLISKRPEWDKFPGAEYTMAFDTIFPDGRTMQIATVHNLGQNFSKTFEIIFETPTGDKDYAYQTCYGISDRVIASIIAIHGDEKGLILPPIVAPIQVVIVPLIFKGKEDIVMEKAKEIYEKLKGKFRVHIDDRDIRPGRKFNDWEIKGVPLRIEVGPKDIENKKITLFRRDTMEKFQVDETQLMEVVEKTLNNIMENIKNRAWEKFENFITILEDINPDEIKNILSEKRGVILVPFKEEIYNEELEEKVEATILGETEYKGNKYIAIAKTY